In one Nicotiana tomentosiformis chromosome 6, ASM39032v3, whole genome shotgun sequence genomic region, the following are encoded:
- the LOC138894536 gene encoding uncharacterized protein, translating to MCKIDPRVQPYLFEIGYERWSKAYSKVKRSMVMTSNIAKSINAANKDARELLIMRLLECMTNLLQQWNNKNRKSAMETFTELGKKYDKLIRENLIASEQMTVRPATEQLYTVLEGGKTKYNVP from the exons ATGTGCAAAATTGATCCGAGGGTGCAGCCTTACTTGTTCGAAATTGGCTACGAAAGGTGGTCTAAGGCATACTCCAAAGTAAAAAGGTCGATGGTAATGACTTCCAATATTGCAAAGTCAATTAATGCAGCAAACAAAGATGCCAGAGAGCTACTAATAATGCGATTGCTGGAGTGCATGACAAATTTGCTACAACAGTGGAACAACAAAAACAGAAAAAGTGCAATGGAGACATTTACAGAGCTTGGCAAAAAGTACGACAAACTCATTCGGGAAAATCTAATTGCATCGGAGCAAATGACG GTGAGGCCTGCTACGGAGCAGTTATATACTGTGCTTGAAGGGGGTAAGACGAAATATAATGTGCCTTGA
- the LOC108947140 gene encoding uncharacterized protein isoform X2 gives MKETKQTREEVPDFKIRQCVSDDNTSGLEEYDGYQYDVVPDFVEQVNQDNTLADQTDLGVKANEGVTDGVDHGDVKGDTFWDDIGDEDLAALQMSQIVLHRPPVIDLEEDYISPEQSVRQKIPEKYAKSPYLLVFDSGASGSVHKLIFYIKHPFTIEIDDFDPLSPLAKEFCAFVDNGMDTRRS, from the exons ATGAAGGAAACCAAGCAAACGAGGGAGGAGGTTCCTGATTTTAAG atTCGTCAGTGCGTGTCTGATGACAATACATCTGGTCTCGAAGAATATGATGGCTATCAATATGATGTTGTTCCTGATTTTGTCGAGCAAGTGAATCAAGATAACACGCTAGCTGACCAAACAGATTTAGGTGTCAAAGCAAACGAGGGAGTTACTGATGGTGTTGATCATG GTGATGTCAAGGGTGATACATTTTGGGATGATATTGGCGATGAAGATTTAGCTGCGCTACAGATGTCGCAAATTGTGCTTCACAGGCCACCCGTCATAGACTTAGAAGAGGATTACATTTCTCCTGAACAGTCGGTTCGACAGAAAATACCAGAAAAATATGCCAAATCTCCGTATTTGCTAGTTTTTGATTCGGGGGCATCAGGATCGGTGCACAAGCTCATTTTTTATATCAAGCATCCTTTCACGATCGAAATTGATGATTTTGATCCCTTGTCGCCTTTGGCCAAAGAGTTTTGCGCGTTTGTTGATAATGGGATGGATACGAGGCGAAGTTAG
- the LOC108947139 gene encoding uncharacterized protein, whose product MLNELVEDDQVYKDKETVVSVMKNLVVRERFQFKVKRSSATRYHLMCVDDNCAWSFKSSAVYKANIFKVRSYNNNHTCSYGEIYLTQSQATSGIIASIVKDKYVNPKKVYTPNDIIEDIQKQHGVEVSYMKAWRAKEISMAMIRENPSDSYKELPRYLYMLEHINPGTVIKLHKSEDGCFLYTFVSLYASIKGWEHCRPIMVVDGSFLKAAYKGTILTACTQDGASELTASTLFLQFV is encoded by the exons ATGTTAAACGAATTGGTTGAGGATGATCAAGTTTATAAAGATAAAGAGACAGTTGTCAGTGTGATGAAAAACTTGGTTGTACGCGAGAGGTTCCAATTCAAGGTGAAGAGATCAAGCGCAACAAG GTATCACCTTATGTGTGTGGATGACAATTGTGCTTGGAGTTTCAAATCTTCTGCCGTTTACAAGGCAAACATATTCAAGGTGAGAAGTTACAATAATAATCACACATGCAGCTATGGTGAAATATACTTAACACAAAGTCAAGCTACTTCGGGTATAATTGCTAGTATAGTCAAGGACAAGTATGTTAATCCAAAAAAAGTTTACACCCCAAATGATATAATAGAGGACATACAAAAGCAACACGGGGTTGAAGTGAGCTACATGAAAGCATGGAGAGCTAAAGAGATATCCATGGCAATGATAAGAGAGAATCCGAGCGATTCATATAAGGAGTTGCCGAGGTATTTGTATATGTTGGAGCATATAAATCCAGGAACGGTTATAAAGTTGCATAAATCAGAAGATGGATGCTTTCTTTATACATTTGTTTCGCTATATGCGTCTATCAAGGGTTGGGAGCATTGTAGGCCGATAATGGTTGTTGACGGAAGTTTCCTTAAAGCAGCATATAAGGGTACCATATTGACTGCTTGCACACAGGATGGAGCTAGTGAGTTGACTGCATCTACCTTGTTTCTGCAGTTTGTATAA
- the LOC108947140 gene encoding uncharacterized protein isoform X1 yields MKETKQTREEVPDFKIRQCVSDDNTSGLEEYDGYQYDVVPDFVEQVNQDNTLADQTDLGVKANEGVTDGVDHEATGDVKGDTFWDDIGDEDLAALQMSQIVLHRPPVIDLEEDYISPEQSVRQKIPEKYAKSPYLLVFDSGASGSVHKLIFYIKHPFTIEIDDFDPLSPLAKEFCAFVDNGMDTRRS; encoded by the exons ATGAAGGAAACCAAGCAAACGAGGGAGGAGGTTCCTGATTTTAAG atTCGTCAGTGCGTGTCTGATGACAATACATCTGGTCTCGAAGAATATGATGGCTATCAATATGATGTTGTTCCTGATTTTGTCGAGCAAGTGAATCAAGATAACACGCTAGCTGACCAAACAGATTTAGGTGTCAAAGCAAACGAGGGAGTTACTGATGGTGTTGATCATG AGGCAACAGGTGATGTCAAGGGTGATACATTTTGGGATGATATTGGCGATGAAGATTTAGCTGCGCTACAGATGTCGCAAATTGTGCTTCACAGGCCACCCGTCATAGACTTAGAAGAGGATTACATTTCTCCTGAACAGTCGGTTCGACAGAAAATACCAGAAAAATATGCCAAATCTCCGTATTTGCTAGTTTTTGATTCGGGGGCATCAGGATCGGTGCACAAGCTCATTTTTTATATCAAGCATCCTTTCACGATCGAAATTGATGATTTTGATCCCTTGTCGCCTTTGGCCAAAGAGTTTTGCGCGTTTGTTGATAATGGGATGGATACGAGGCGAAGTTAG